One stretch of Clostridia bacterium DNA includes these proteins:
- a CDS encoding HDIG domain-containing protein, translating to MINFSVSNLRKLVRSSTTIRIVLIACLFAALFSLFVLNARPEVYSLKVGEISNEDIYAPSDIVDKSATELRRQQAEESVDLVYKLDLTVQIDIEKKTDNFFLLLDTVKKSEGIDKAQKLTILEQESNISLGNSLYNTLLDASETDLKTLSGNIKYIINQILSERITEQQLNDKRSDIREFFMNLPKKSKLNEIGADIAVMTLRPNMYYDEPTTLAKKQQEREKVEQVVIRKGTIIVNKGKEVTQAQIQLLKAYGLLYVGGSSFELQIYAGYGIIISICLVIMGLYLKRLDKKLWASNSTIFLISLIAVITLVITMVVKNISSYLIILPAGTMLISILVSTRVAILSNIMMSILAGFLGGFDMSVVAIMLLTGILGAEMVSRTHHRSTFILAGFAVSLVSLLIIFSVGILNREDIYRMLNNGMYGAIGGVLSAVLTIGTLPFFESTFDIITPLKLLELSNPNQPILRRLLIEAPGTYYHSILVGNLAEEAAEEIGANPLLCRVGAYYHDIGKLKRPYFFKENQITKDNPHDKITPNLSTLVITSHVKDGVEIARKSKLPSAVVRIIEEHHGNTLVAYFYHKALNTEGTEAVEEGKFRYPFRKPQTQEAAIVMLADSVEAYIRSLSEPTQDQVEQGVRKIIKDKLNDAQLDGCDLTLKDLEMIGQAFMKVLAGIFHERIEYPENIRDI from the coding sequence ATGATAAATTTTTCTGTTTCAAATTTAAGGAAGCTGGTCAGAAGCAGTACAACCATCAGGATAGTTCTGATTGCCTGCCTTTTTGCTGCGCTCTTTTCCTTGTTCGTGCTGAATGCAAGACCAGAGGTTTATAGTCTTAAGGTGGGAGAGATATCCAACGAAGACATCTATGCCCCTTCAGATATAGTGGACAAGTCAGCGACTGAGCTTAGAAGGCAGCAAGCAGAGGAAAGCGTTGATTTGGTATATAAGCTTGATTTGACTGTACAGATTGATATAGAAAAGAAAACAGACAACTTCTTTTTATTGCTGGATACAGTAAAGAAGAGCGAAGGCATCGATAAGGCACAGAAGCTTACAATCTTGGAGCAAGAGTCAAACATTAGCCTTGGCAACAGCTTGTATAATACGCTCCTGGATGCATCTGAGACTGATCTTAAGACGCTCAGCGGCAATATCAAATATATAATAAACCAGATACTAAGCGAGAGAATTACAGAGCAGCAATTGAATGACAAGAGAAGCGACATAAGGGAGTTCTTTATGAATCTTCCCAAGAAAAGTAAGCTTAATGAAATTGGTGCAGATATTGCTGTAATGACCTTGAGACCCAATATGTATTACGATGAACCGACCACACTAGCCAAGAAACAGCAGGAAAGAGAAAAGGTTGAGCAAGTGGTAATACGGAAGGGCACAATTATAGTCAATAAGGGAAAGGAAGTTACACAGGCTCAAATACAGCTTTTAAAGGCTTACGGACTGCTGTACGTGGGCGGCAGCAGCTTCGAACTTCAGATATATGCTGGCTATGGAATAATAATAAGCATTTGTCTCGTAATAATGGGTTTGTACCTGAAGAGGCTGGACAAAAAGCTGTGGGCAAGCAATTCCACGATTTTTCTCATCAGCCTGATAGCGGTGATAACACTGGTCATTACAATGGTGGTCAAGAATATTTCCAGTTATCTGATAATATTGCCGGCAGGTACAATGCTGATTTCAATACTAGTAAGCACAAGAGTTGCCATACTGTCAAACATAATGATGTCGATACTTGCAGGCTTCCTAGGCGGTTTTGACATGTCGGTGGTAGCGATAATGCTTCTGACAGGCATACTCGGAGCGGAGATGGTATCCAGAACTCACCACAGGAGCACTTTTATTCTGGCGGGTTTTGCAGTAAGTCTGGTCAGCCTGCTGATTATATTCAGCGTAGGAATACTTAACAGGGAAGACATATACAGGATGTTAAACAATGGAATGTATGGCGCTATCGGTGGGGTACTCTCGGCGGTTCTTACTATAGGCACACTGCCGTTCTTTGAATCCACCTTTGACATCATAACGCCCTTAAAGCTGCTGGAGCTGTCAAATCCCAACCAGCCAATTCTTAGAAGGCTTCTTATTGAGGCACCAGGCACATACTATCATTCAATACTGGTGGGCAATCTGGCTGAGGAAGCAGCAGAAGAGATAGGGGCAAATCCTCTTTTGTGCCGAGTAGGGGCATACTATCATGACATAGGCAAGCTGAAGAGGCCGTATTTTTTCAAGGAGAATCAAATTACAAAGGATAATCCTCATGATAAGATTACACCTAATCTAAGTACTCTTGTCATAACCTCCCATGTGAAGGATGGAGTGGAGATTGCCAGAAAGAGCAAGCTTCCCTCTGCTGTTGTAAGGATAATTGAGGAGCATCATGGAAATACTCTGGTAGCATATTTCTATCATAAGGCATTGAATACAGAGGGAACTGAAGCAGTCGAGGAAGGTAAGTTCAGATACCCCTTCAGAAAGCCGCAGACACAGGAAGCTGCAATAGTCATGCTGGCGGATTCTGTAGAAGCATATATCAGGTCTTTATCTGAGCCTACACAGGATCAGGTAGAGCAGGGTGTGAGGAAGATAATCAAAGATAAGCTAAATGATGCACAGCTCGACGGATGCGACTTGACGCTTAAAGACTTGGAAATGATAGGGCAGGCCTTCATGAAGGTTTTGGCAGGTATATTCCATGAAAGAATAGAATATCCTGAAAACATACGGGACATATGA
- the ybeY gene encoding rRNA maturation RNase YbeY, with amino-acid sequence MSVLIDNRQKGIEVDEAMEALVTQVVEKVLAYEECEEDYEVSISFVGDEEMRSLNNEYRGIDKETDVLSFPMIDFTEEELEEEDENAEYIDEEIALGDIVISMRSVREQAEDYGHSINRELAFLLVHGMLHLLGYDHEDEAAEKEMFEKQEIILKEMNLTR; translated from the coding sequence ATGTCAGTATTGATAGACAACAGACAAAAGGGTATAGAAGTTGATGAGGCTATGGAAGCCTTGGTTACACAAGTAGTAGAAAAGGTCTTGGCTTACGAGGAATGCGAGGAAGATTACGAGGTAAGCATTTCCTTCGTAGGCGACGAAGAGATGCGGAGCCTGAACAATGAATATAGGGGTATTGATAAGGAGACAGATGTTCTTTCCTTCCCAATGATTGATTTTACGGAGGAAGAGCTTGAGGAAGAGGATGAAAATGCCGAATATATTGATGAGGAGATAGCACTGGGAGATATAGTCATATCAATGAGAAGCGTACGGGAACAAGCAGAGGATTACGGACACAGCATTAATAGGGAACTGGCTTTTTTGCTCGTCCATGGGATGCTGCACCTGCTGGGCTATGACCATGAGGATGAAGCAGCAGAGAAAGAAATGTTTGAAAAGCAGGAGATAATACTGAAAGAAATGAACCTTACGAGGTAA
- a CDS encoding diacylglycerol kinase family protein, translating to MGPRRFFASLRYAAEGIAYCIKTQRNMRIHLVVAIIVLLSGILLKVVKTEFIMVLISISMVFICEIINTAVERAVDTATLEYHPIAKIAKDVAAGAVLVAALNSVIVGLLVFGKYLSAIVLKLLE from the coding sequence GTGGGGCCAAGGAGATTTTTTGCAAGCCTGAGATATGCAGCGGAAGGAATAGCATACTGTATAAAAACCCAAAGGAATATGAGAATACATCTCGTAGTTGCCATTATTGTCCTGCTGTCAGGAATACTTCTGAAAGTTGTCAAGACTGAGTTTATAATGGTGCTTATATCAATCTCCATGGTATTCATATGTGAGATAATAAATACTGCTGTGGAGAGGGCGGTTGATACTGCTACACTGGAGTATCACCCTATTGCCAAGATTGCAAAGGATGTAGCGGCAGGAGCTGTATTGGTGGCTGCCTTGAACTCGGTAATCGTGGGGCTTCTGGTCTTCGGAAAGTATTTATCGGCTATAGTCTTGAAATTGCTTGAATAG
- a CDS encoding DUF3048 domain-containing protein — protein MNSRRWLSVLMIVFLIPVMFSGCGKKVEVSNVEPVVTPMPTVQPTPEPPEGPPCTLTGMLVEDAEDLKLRPIAVMLDNEYNARPQSGLLDAEIVYEIPVEGNITRYMAVYHHNPSDKIGPVRSARPYFIDKAMELNAVYVHCGGSPQALQDLVTLKVDTLNDLKGSPCFWRSTDRKMPHNLYTSTKLMREVMESNKFNNKTAPEYFKFSEEFLNLDGKNTGSISFNYSKNYTVGYEYNEKDKLYYRTINGIRLKDKESSKDIATTNIIVEKTTAKVLDKVGRLEVSNLGKDRGYYLTAGKLIEIEWSKSSRSAKTIYKDLKGNEIIMNKGTTWIQVVPDYVRIEIKE, from the coding sequence ATGAATAGTAGAAGATGGCTGTCTGTGCTGATGATTGTATTCTTAATTCCAGTAATGTTTTCCGGGTGCGGCAAAAAGGTGGAAGTATCCAATGTTGAACCGGTAGTCACACCTATGCCAACTGTTCAACCAACTCCAGAACCGCCGGAAGGCCCACCTTGTACTTTGACAGGGATGCTTGTAGAAGATGCGGAGGATTTGAAGCTGAGACCCATAGCTGTAATGCTGGATAACGAGTATAATGCAAGACCTCAGTCAGGGCTTCTGGATGCCGAGATAGTATATGAGATTCCTGTTGAAGGGAATATCACAAGATATATGGCTGTCTATCATCATAACCCTTCTGATAAAATCGGTCCGGTGAGAAGTGCCAGACCTTACTTCATAGATAAGGCAATGGAGCTTAATGCAGTATACGTGCATTGCGGCGGAAGTCCTCAGGCACTGCAGGATTTGGTGACGCTGAAAGTCGATACCCTCAATGACTTGAAAGGATCTCCATGCTTCTGGAGATCAACTGACAGGAAGATGCCTCACAATCTTTACACAAGCACCAAGCTTATGAGGGAAGTAATGGAAAGCAACAAATTCAATAATAAAACAGCACCAGAATATTTTAAGTTCAGTGAGGAGTTCCTTAACCTGGACGGTAAGAATACCGGATCAATAAGCTTTAATTACAGCAAGAACTATACTGTCGGGTATGAATATAATGAAAAGGACAAATTATATTATAGGACAATAAACGGAATAAGGCTTAAAGACAAAGAATCAAGCAAAGATATAGCCACTACCAATATAATTGTTGAAAAAACAACTGCAAAGGTTCTAGATAAAGTGGGCCGATTAGAGGTAAGCAATTTAGGAAAGGACAGAGGCTACTATCTCACAGCCGGAAAGTTGATAGAAATAGAATGGAGCAAGAGCAGCAGGAGTGCCAAGACAATATATAAAGACCTTAAAGGCAATGAGATTATCATGAACAAAGGCACTACATGGATTCAGGTGGTTCCGGACTATGTGAGGATAGAGATAAAGGAGTGA
- the cdd gene encoding cytidine deaminase — MNYDILIEKAQEAMKNAYVKYSNFKVGAALLTKSGKIYTGCNIENSSYGATICAERVAFTKAISEGEREFEAIAVASNLKGFTYPCGICRQFMSEWGLDIKLLTKSEGTTRVHTIGELLPEAFVEFEADK, encoded by the coding sequence ATGAATTACGATATACTAATAGAAAAAGCACAGGAAGCGATGAAAAACGCCTATGTAAAGTATTCGAATTTTAAGGTTGGGGCGGCATTGTTGACGAAGAGCGGTAAGATATATACTGGCTGCAACATTGAGAACTCTTCGTATGGAGCGACAATCTGCGCGGAAAGAGTTGCATTCACAAAAGCGATTTCTGAAGGAGAGAGGGAATTTGAAGCTATTGCTGTAGCAAGCAATCTGAAGGGTTTTACATATCCCTGCGGTATTTGCAGACAGTTCATGTCTGAATGGGGCTTGGATATAAAGCTTTTAACCAAAAGCGAAGGCACGACTAGAGTTCATACTATAGGTGAGCTGCTGCCTGAAGCCTTCGTAGAATTCGAAGCGGATAAATAA
- the era gene encoding GTPase Era, with amino-acid sequence MDKKFKSGFVTIIGRPNVGKSTLINRLLGERVSIISSKPQTTRNSIRCIYTNDEYQIVFIDTPGIHKPRHALGEYMVKTATESLKGVDVVIVMFDCSAEIGPGDMHIIEVAGKVDSPVILVLNKIDRIAKSRLEQVAASLVTHENHFDAIIPISASTGENLDELLKEIVKHLPEGPKYFTEDIYTDMPEKFIVSEIIREKILELTEEEVPHGTAVDITSMKERENKDLIDIEATIFCEKDSHKGMIIGKQGKMLKEIGTRARVDIESLLDCKINLQLWVKVKNDWRDNKGALKNFGYKWE; translated from the coding sequence ATGGATAAAAAATTTAAATCAGGCTTTGTAACAATAATCGGAAGACCAAATGTGGGAAAGTCTACTCTAATAAACAGGCTGCTGGGGGAGCGGGTATCGATAATATCCAGCAAACCCCAGACAACCAGGAACTCAATACGCTGCATATACACAAATGATGAGTATCAGATTGTTTTTATCGATACACCCGGCATACACAAACCCCGGCATGCGCTGGGAGAGTACATGGTAAAGACGGCAACAGAGTCATTAAAAGGCGTGGATGTTGTTATAGTGATGTTTGACTGTTCCGCAGAAATAGGTCCTGGAGATATGCATATAATCGAAGTGGCGGGAAAGGTCGACTCCCCTGTCATTCTTGTGTTGAACAAGATAGACAGGATAGCAAAATCCAGACTGGAGCAGGTTGCAGCATCCTTGGTTACGCATGAGAACCACTTTGACGCTATAATACCTATTTCAGCAAGTACCGGAGAGAACCTTGACGAGCTTTTGAAGGAGATAGTAAAACATCTGCCGGAGGGCCCCAAGTATTTCACTGAGGACATATACACTGACATGCCGGAGAAATTCATTGTATCTGAGATAATAAGGGAAAAGATACTTGAGCTTACCGAAGAGGAAGTGCCCCATGGAACCGCTGTAGATATTACCTCCATGAAGGAAAGGGAAAATAAGGACCTTATAGATATTGAAGCCACTATATTCTGTGAAAAGGATTCCCACAAAGGGATGATAATAGGAAAGCAAGGCAAAATGTTAAAAGAGATAGGCACTAGAGCAAGAGTTGACATTGAGAGTCTGCTGGACTGCAAAATCAACCTGCAGCTTTGGGTCAAGGTTAAAAATGATTGGCGTGACAATAAAGGCGCGCTTAAGAACTTCGGGTATAAGTGGGAGTGA
- the recO gene encoding DNA repair protein RecO, whose translation MSISKTEGIVLKHTNLGEADRILTILTRNNGKIKAIAKGCRKPKSSLLSSSEVFVFSEFVVYKGANFYHVSQASTRETFYNIRKDLLRLSYATYFAELAESVSDEDIPSERLFLLLAKVLYYLSTGEIPMGLLHVGYQLKLMDISGYRPNLAKCAICGKSSEDFIKFSVNLGGVICGDCSTDERLWKDGDVFKISHGTIEVFKFLLNTEISRLNTKKIDNTIFNEIDKITRSFILSHLDKRFKSLDFLDDIKDSGF comes from the coding sequence ATGTCAATATCAAAGACTGAAGGTATTGTCCTAAAGCACACCAATCTCGGCGAAGCGGATAGAATACTGACAATACTCACAAGAAACAACGGAAAAATCAAAGCGATTGCCAAAGGCTGCCGAAAACCAAAAAGCAGCCTTCTTTCATCGTCGGAGGTTTTTGTTTTCAGTGAGTTTGTAGTATACAAGGGTGCGAACTTCTATCATGTATCGCAAGCTTCAACAAGAGAAACCTTTTATAATATAAGGAAAGATCTATTGAGGCTTTCTTATGCCACCTATTTTGCGGAGCTTGCAGAATCTGTATCTGATGAGGATATACCGAGCGAAAGATTGTTTCTGCTGCTTGCGAAGGTACTTTATTATCTTTCTACCGGAGAAATACCAATGGGATTATTACACGTGGGCTATCAGCTGAAGCTTATGGATATCAGCGGATACAGACCCAATTTAGCCAAGTGTGCAATATGCGGGAAATCAAGTGAGGATTTTATCAAGTTCAGCGTCAATCTTGGAGGTGTCATTTGCGGCGATTGCAGCACTGATGAGAGATTATGGAAGGATGGAGATGTTTTCAAGATCAGCCATGGTACCATAGAGGTTTTTAAATTTTTGTTGAATACTGAAATTTCTAGATTAAATACAAAGAAAATTGATAATACTATTTTTAATGAAATAGATAAAATAACTAGATCCTTCATCCTAAGCCACTTGGATAAAAGGTTTAAGTCGCTTGATTTTTTGGATGATATAAAGGATTCAGGTTTCTAG
- a CDS encoding DUF4342 domain-containing protein has translation MDISLEKVDIIRDRTGVSYKEAKDALEAAGGNVVDALINIEAVGDKRWTETISVKGNEAVDKLKGIVKSGNVNRIRVKKDEYVILDIPVTAGAISAVAIPQLTAIGAAVALLSKCTIEVERPNKQTINVSQAITNTADDIANKIKNVTGDIRNMKSGATGQKTGLADDIDTFSAENMDDYTFKSNDYTDASNVNVDDTFTQ, from the coding sequence ATGGATATAAGTCTTGAAAAGGTTGACATTATCAGGGATAGGACAGGTGTTTCTTATAAGGAAGCTAAGGATGCCCTTGAAGCAGCTGGCGGCAATGTAGTGGATGCCTTGATAAATATTGAAGCAGTTGGGGATAAGAGGTGGACAGAGACAATCTCTGTAAAAGGCAACGAGGCGGTTGACAAGCTGAAAGGAATAGTAAAGTCAGGCAATGTGAATAGGATAAGAGTTAAAAAGGATGAATATGTAATACTTGACATACCCGTTACAGCTGGAGCCATAAGCGCAGTAGCAATTCCACAGCTTACAGCAATAGGAGCGGCAGTTGCACTGCTGTCAAAGTGTACCATAGAGGTGGAAAGGCCAAACAAACAGACTATTAATGTGTCACAGGCAATCACAAATACCGCAGATGATATTGCAAATAAGATAAAAAATGTAACTGGTGATATCAGGAACATGAAGTCTGGCGCAACCGGCCAAAAAACCGGATTAGCGGACGATATTGATACCTTCAGCGCAGAAAATATGGATGACTACACCTTTAAGAGCAATGACTATACTGATGCTTCCAACGTAAACGTTGACGACACTTTTACACAATAG
- the glyQ gene encoding glycine--tRNA ligase subunit alpha, whose protein sequence is MTFQEIILTLQKYWAEQHCIIAQPYDVEKGAGTMSPYTFLKALGPEPWRVAYVEPSRRPADARYGENPNRLYQHHQFQVILKPSPDNVQDLYLGSLKALGIDPLKHDIRFVEDNWEAPTLGAWGLGWEVWLDGMEVTQFTYFQQVGSVDCQLESAELTYGLERIAMYIQNINNVFDIEWVAGINYGDVFKVAEYEHSRYSFEEADTKLLFRLFEEYEGEAKRLLDKNIVLPAYDYVLKCSHAFNILDARKAISVTERTSFIGRVRNLARLVAQGYLKQRESMGYPLLKKAVSGGAKNE, encoded by the coding sequence ATGACATTTCAAGAGATTATTCTGACGCTTCAGAAATACTGGGCTGAACAGCATTGCATTATCGCACAGCCTTACGATGTGGAGAAGGGTGCGGGTACGATGAGCCCTTACACATTTTTAAAAGCGCTGGGGCCGGAGCCTTGGAGAGTGGCTTATGTAGAGCCTTCAAGGAGGCCTGCGGATGCAAGATATGGGGAAAATCCCAACAGGCTGTATCAGCACCATCAGTTCCAGGTAATTTTAAAGCCTTCACCGGACAATGTGCAGGATTTATATCTGGGAAGTCTTAAAGCATTGGGAATCGACCCGCTCAAACATGACATCAGATTTGTAGAGGACAACTGGGAAGCCCCTACTCTTGGAGCTTGGGGACTTGGCTGGGAGGTATGGCTGGATGGAATGGAGGTAACTCAATTCACATACTTCCAGCAGGTAGGAAGCGTAGACTGCCAGCTGGAATCTGCGGAGCTAACCTATGGTTTAGAGAGAATAGCAATGTATATCCAGAATATAAACAACGTATTTGACATAGAATGGGTTGCAGGTATAAATTACGGTGATGTATTCAAGGTTGCGGAATATGAGCATTCCAGATACAGCTTCGAAGAAGCGGATACAAAGCTGCTTTTCAGGCTTTTTGAGGAATATGAGGGAGAGGCTAAGAGGTTGCTTGATAAGAATATTGTTCTGCCAGCCTATGATTATGTTCTAAAATGCTCGCATGCTTTCAATATACTGGATGCAAGGAAAGCTATAAGCGTTACTGAAAGAACCAGTTTTATTGGAAGGGTAAGGAATCTTGCGAGGCTTGTAGCTCAGGGCTACCTGAAGCAAAGAGAGTCTATGGGATATCCCCTGCTCAAAAAGGCTGTATCCGGAGGTGCGAAAAATGAATAA
- the glyS gene encoding glycine--tRNA ligase subunit beta — MNKDLLFEIGTEEIPAKYMPATLEQVKGIAESMLKGNRIVFEEIKSYGTPRRIVLFVRGIAEQQEDLEELVKGPSRKAAYDENGNPSKALSGFLKGQKAELQDVFIQELSGVEYVYFKKQEKGRPTKEVLKTILPNILTSITFPKSMKWGNKSFRFARPVRWLVPILGDELIEFDKDGIQCSRSTKGHRVLSNGSIEIRNTAEYFEKLREGFVIVDQDERRSLIRKQCEALAKAKGGEALMDEELLEEVVYLLEYPTALMGGFEDEYLKLPKEVVITPMKEHQRYFPVLDKNKKLMNYFITVRNGDNRFLETVQEGNEKVLRARLADANFFYSEDKKNSLESCVEKLKNIVFQETLGTIYDKTQRIRGLSEYLAEVVGLNSGERKNLLRSAYLCKADLVSGMVKEFDELQGIMGREYALMQGEKQEVADAILEHYLPRFAGDYTPETVNGSILSISDKMDTICGCYAIGIQPTGSQDPYALRRQAIGVNSIILEAKMHLGLAHLADTALKSYAEKGILTGDIKTIKRDIIEFFKQRFRNVMIDKGFEYDVIDAVINAEFDDIYDAYMKIEELSKWKYRDEFLNILGSVSRVSNLAAKAKSSQINAELFTEKAELELLKAFDRVNTEYEGYVDNREYGEALRLMITLKKPIDDFFDNIMVMVEDEDIKNNRLGLLKSMANMMNRMADLGAIVVNK; from the coding sequence ATGAATAAGGATTTGTTGTTCGAGATAGGCACGGAGGAAATCCCTGCCAAGTATATGCCAGCTACGCTGGAACAGGTTAAAGGTATTGCAGAGTCAATGCTTAAAGGTAATAGGATAGTTTTTGAGGAGATAAAGTCATATGGCACTCCAAGAAGAATAGTACTTTTCGTCAGAGGGATTGCAGAGCAGCAGGAGGATTTGGAGGAACTGGTAAAAGGCCCTTCCAGGAAAGCAGCCTATGATGAAAATGGCAACCCGAGCAAGGCTTTATCAGGCTTCTTAAAAGGCCAGAAGGCAGAACTGCAGGATGTGTTTATTCAGGAGCTTTCCGGAGTGGAATATGTATATTTTAAAAAGCAGGAAAAAGGTCGGCCAACTAAAGAAGTGTTAAAGACAATACTTCCTAACATACTTACATCAATCACCTTTCCCAAGTCAATGAAATGGGGCAATAAATCCTTCAGGTTTGCAAGACCTGTCAGATGGCTGGTGCCAATACTGGGAGACGAGCTGATAGAGTTTGACAAGGACGGAATTCAGTGCAGCAGGAGCACAAAGGGACATAGAGTATTGTCAAATGGCAGCATAGAGATAAGAAATACAGCAGAGTATTTTGAAAAACTCAGGGAAGGCTTCGTCATTGTAGATCAGGACGAAAGACGCTCGCTGATACGCAAGCAGTGTGAAGCGCTGGCAAAGGCAAAAGGCGGAGAGGCGCTAATGGATGAAGAGCTGCTGGAAGAGGTTGTATATCTTTTGGAATATCCTACTGCTCTCATGGGCGGCTTTGAAGATGAATATCTCAAGCTTCCAAAGGAAGTAGTTATTACTCCGATGAAGGAGCATCAGAGGTATTTCCCAGTTTTAGATAAGAATAAAAAGCTTATGAATTACTTCATTACTGTAAGAAACGGCGACAATCGCTTCCTGGAAACAGTACAGGAAGGAAATGAGAAAGTTCTTAGGGCAAGACTGGCAGATGCGAATTTCTTCTACAGCGAGGACAAGAAGAATTCATTAGAGAGCTGTGTGGAGAAATTAAAGAATATAGTATTCCAGGAAACCTTAGGCACCATATATGACAAGACACAAAGAATAAGAGGCCTAAGCGAATACCTTGCAGAAGTGGTTGGATTAAACAGCGGCGAACGAAAGAATCTGCTAAGGTCTGCGTACTTATGCAAGGCTGATCTGGTTTCCGGGATGGTTAAGGAATTTGATGAGCTGCAGGGAATAATGGGAAGAGAATATGCACTGATGCAGGGTGAAAAGCAAGAAGTGGCGGATGCAATACTTGAGCATTATCTTCCAAGGTTTGCAGGAGATTATACTCCTGAAACTGTAAATGGTTCAATCCTGAGCATCTCAGATAAAATGGACACTATCTGCGGCTGCTACGCAATAGGTATACAGCCGACGGGTTCCCAAGACCCATACGCTCTGAGGCGGCAGGCAATAGGAGTCAATTCGATAATACTTGAGGCAAAAATGCATTTGGGATTGGCACATCTTGCAGATACCGCTCTCAAGTCCTATGCAGAAAAAGGTATACTTACGGGCGATATAAAGACGATAAAGAGAGACATAATTGAATTCTTCAAGCAGAGATTCAGGAACGTCATGATAGACAAGGGTTTCGAATATGATGTGATTGATGCTGTTATAAATGCTGAGTTTGATGATATATATGACGCATATATGAAAATTGAGGAGCTGTCAAAGTGGAAGTATAGGGATGAGTTCCTTAATATCCTGGGCTCAGTAAGCAGAGTTTCCAATCTTGCTGCTAAGGCTAAGAGTTCCCAAATAAATGCAGAACTTTTCACAGAGAAAGCTGAACTGGAGCTTTTGAAAGCCTTTGACAGGGTGAATACGGAATATGAAGGATATGTGGACAATAGGGAGTATGGAGAAGCATTGAGGCTTATGATTACGCTTAAGAAACCTATAGATGACTTCTTCGATAATATTATGGTAATGGTAGAAGATGAGGATATAAAGAACAACAGGCTGGGACTCTTAAAGAGCATGGCCAACATGATGAACAGAATGGCAGACTTGGGTGCGATAGTAGTGAACAAATAA
- a CDS encoding helix-turn-helix transcriptional regulator — translation MIAIEFTSRQKQIVELVKNNQPITSEQLAAKLNMTRAALRPDLTILTMSDMLEARPKVGYFYSGKSVNNIGSDFIKSIKVAEIKSIPVVVDEATTVYDAIVTLFLMNVGTIYVQNKGALTGVVSRKDFIKIAIGNNDIHNMPIGMIMSRMPNIIYILDTESAYDAVVRLITHEIDSIPVVEPFKNEEGKELFKITGKVSKTTITKLLYDLCKQ, via the coding sequence GTGATAGCCATAGAATTTACAAGTCGTCAGAAACAGATAGTAGAGCTGGTAAAGAATAATCAGCCTATAACCAGCGAGCAGCTGGCAGCAAAGCTCAATATGACAAGAGCAGCCTTAAGGCCTGATCTTACAATACTTACGATGTCCGACATGCTTGAAGCCAGGCCAAAGGTAGGATATTTTTACTCGGGAAAGAGTGTAAACAACATAGGCAGCGATTTCATAAAGAGCATAAAGGTTGCTGAAATAAAGTCAATTCCTGTGGTAGTTGATGAAGCAACAACCGTATATGATGCGATTGTTACGCTTTTTTTAATGAATGTTGGTACAATCTATGTGCAGAATAAAGGAGCACTTACTGGGGTAGTGTCCAGAAAGGACTTCATAAAGATTGCAATCGGCAATAACGACATACACAATATGCCGATTGGAATGATTATGTCGAGGATGCCTAATATAATTTATATATTGGATACTGAAAGTGCATATGACGCAGTAGTTAGGCTTATTACCCATGAAATAGACAGCATACCGGTAGTAGAGCCTTTTAAGAATGAAGAAGGCAAGGAACTATTCAAAATAACCGGCAAGGTATCCAAAACCACTATTACTAAACTGCTTTATGATTTGTGCAAGCAATAG